A section of the Salvelinus sp. IW2-2015 linkage group LG7, ASM291031v2, whole genome shotgun sequence genome encodes:
- the LOC111966674 gene encoding peptidyl-prolyl cis-trans isomerase FKBP1A, with translation MSLTSSFRLXCSASESKMGVEIETITPGDGQTFPKKGQTCVVHYVGSLTDGTKFDSSRDRGKPFKFKIGKQEVIRGWEEGVGQMSVGQRATLTCTPDFAYGSKGHPGIIPPNSTLIFDVELMGLE, from the exons ATGAGCTTGACTTCCAGTTTCCGTTTGCRTTGTAGTGCGTCGGAGAGTAAAATGGGAGTAGAAATCGAGACCATAACCCCGGGTGATG GACAGACATTTcccaaaaaaggacagacatgcGTTGTGCATTATGTCG GCTCACTGACTGATGGAACCAAGTTTGACTCTTCCCGGGACAGGGGCAAGCCTTTCAAGTTCAAGATTGGCAAGCAGGAGGTGATCCGTGGCTGGGAGGAGGGGGTTGGCCAG ATGAGTGTGGGCCAGAGGGCAACTCTGACCTGCACGCCGGACTTTGCCTATGGCAGCAAAGGGCACCCTGGTATCATCCCACCCAACTCTACCCTCATCTTTGACGTGGAGCTGATGGGCCTGGAGTGA
- the LOC111966658 gene encoding syntaphilin-like, which produces MSLPPSRKPSAGQRRRSVATSSGRHSHSNASNTNTYPTNTYPGRASEGSPTARTYPGTPRCQAKHTTCSDNHGIRPPTPEQYLTPLQQKEVCIRHLRARLRENVEILQHRDSEITEMRTQLCRMQEDWIEEECHRVEAQLALKEARREIQHLHEVVETVRSNLGTPEKSPHNQKPYLSPQGPRPVKSRSCGCSPASTLNRSTTYTRLSSEGLHLGLHLDRNGNVPGPDLRAAARAEGGRTHLLLEAALLSEQNPAGSARGPFSSTMPHSSAYERLYSGGAVLPVSHSCHSLGNSCRCSGHTYIPHHHLFLHLPQEEPPAAMAAAAAAAPVTDVKPEVRSQACSPTMTWVSEEGGGEELSIISLATTDITPAYSEQQPFPTFLSTSPPPQLSYNLEPLPPDGPVEMTIMPTVAQTCQPKPVSLYSPERQGSVTVVEKEEAVEVEIVVEGEEGEEGAPQRNFWSRYFLVDLLAVAMPVVPTVAWLCHGAPREVMPVYHIGSLLRGCCAVALHSLRRRGCGRGHDPTSMNGANNI; this is translated from the exons ATGTCACTTCCTCCCAGTCGGAAGCCCTCTGCAGGTCAGCGCAG GCGGTCAGTGGCTACTAGCAGTGGGCGCCATTCCCATAGCAATGCCTCCAATACCAACACTTACCCCACCAACACTTACCCTGGCAGGGCTAGTGAGGGCAGTCCTACAGCCCGGACATACCCTGGCACACCCAG GTGTCAGGCGAAGCACACCACCTGCAGTGATAACCATGGGATCCGTCCCCCCACACCAGAACAGTACCTCACACCCCTGCAGCAGAAGGAGGTGTGTATCAGACACCTGCGAGCCAGGCTAAGGGAGAATGTTGAGATACTGCAGCACAG ggacAGTGAGATAACTGAGATGAGGACCCAGTTGTGTCGGATGCAAGAGGACTGGATAGAGGAGGAGTGTCATCGTGTGGAGGCCCAGCTTGCTCTAAAGGAGGCGCGCAGGGAGATCCAGCACCTACATGAGGTTGTGGAGACAGTACGATCAAATCTCGGCACCCCAGAAAAATCCCCCCACAATCAAAAGCCATACCTTTCACCGCAGGGACCCAGACCTGTCAAGTCCCGCTCCTGTGGTTGCTCCCCAGCCAGCACCCTGAACCGCAGCACCACCTACACCCGGCTGAGCAGTGAGGGCCTGCATCTGGGCCTGCATCTGGACCGCAACGGAAACGTCCCAGGGCCTGACCTGCGTGCAGCGGCACGGGCAGAAGGGGGACGGACCCACCTGCTCCTGGAAGCAGCCCTTCTGTCAGAACAAAACCCAGCCGGCTCGGCCCGTGGCCCCTTCTCCTCCACCATGCCACACTCCTCCGCCTACGAGAGACTGTACAGCGGGGGGGCTGTCCTGCCTGTCTCCCACTCCTGCCATTCCCTAGGTAACAGCTGCAGGTGCAGCGGACACACCTACATCCCGCATCACCACCTCTTCCTGCACCTCCCTCAGGAGGAGCCCCCGGCTGCAATGGCagcggctgctgctgctgcccccgTGACAGATGTGAAACCGGAGGTCCGATCCCAGGCCTGCAGCCCCACCATGACCTGGGTctcagaggaaggagggggagaagagctAAGCATCATCTCCCTGGCAACAACCGACATCACCCCAGCCTACTCTGAACAACAACCGTTCCCTACCTTCTTGtcaacctcccctcctccccagctCTCCTACAACCTAGAACCACTGCCTCCAGATGGCCCAGTGGAGATGACAATAATGCCAACAGTGGCCCAAACCTGCCAGCCCAAGCCTGTGTCATTGTATTCACCAGAGAGGCAAGGGAGCGTGACAgtggtggagaaggaggaggctgTTGAAGTTGAAATCGTTGTggaaggggaagagggggaggagggggctcCCCAGCGGAACTTCTGGAGCCGATACTTCCTGGTGGACCTGTTGGCGGTGGCCATGCCGGTAGTGCCAACAGTGGCCTGGCTGTGCCATGGGGCCCCGCGGGAGGTCATGCCTGTCTACCACATTGGCTCTCTGCTACGGGGTTGCTGCGCTGTGGCCCTTCACTCTCTGCGACGCAGGGGATGTGGCCGGGGCCATGACCCCACAAGCATGAATGGGGCGAACAATATCTGA